TACAGCTTGGGCAACAGTGCATGGAGGAAATTGGTAATCCTTCGGATACACATTTGCTTTTACCGCAGCAGTGATGCTTACCTTATCTCTGTCGCCCTGTTCAATCCACGGTTGAATTTCCTTTGAAGTTATAACCGCAATACCATATTGACGTTGAAAATAAGCAGCACCTGCCGCATGATCGCCATGTCCGTGGGTAAGCACCAAATACTTGATTTGTGAGGGAGCGATACCTATGCGTTCTATATTCGCCACGATCCGCTCTGGATTCATTCCGCCACCTGCATCAATCAACGCATACTCCCCATTGCCTCCATCCAGCAAATAGACATTGCAATCCATCGAATCGCTGATTTGTGCGCCAAATTTACCGCTTCCGACCATGAAAATACCCTCGTCGAGCATAATCATGACGGAATGTAGGCAATACACTCAATTTCCACACGCATACCAGTAGGAAATTTGCCAATTTCAATCGTGCTTCGGGCTGGCGGTTCTTCTTGGAAGAATTTACGGTAAGTCCGATTGTATGCCTCAAATTCGTTAAGGTCATCAATAAAGGAAGTCACCTTAACGACATGCTCTAATGAAGTTCCGGCTGCCTGCAAAATTTCACCCATATATTCGAGAACGATGCGTGTCTGCTGTTCCATATCTCCCGGGAACAACACCTCACCCGTCACGGTATCAAATGGACATGTTCCAGCCAGATAGACCATTTCTCCAAGCTTTACGGCTTGAGAATAAGCACCGCTTGGTTTCGGTGCCTTATCTGTATATATCATTACTTTTCTCATCGCTAGCCTCTCTCCTCTTTATTTCCCTTATAGGAACAAGCCAATTGATAATAAAATTCAGCTGCCTGCACAACCTCATCAACTGGAACCCATTCTTCGGCAGAATGCGCCTGCTCGATCGAGCCCGGACCATATACAATAGAAGGAATGCCTTTCCATGCTTGAAGCTTGCTTGCATTGCTTCCATACGTAACGCCACGCAATGATGAATTCATGCCAAGCATTTCGGCAACCTGCTGCGCCGATCGTACAACTGCAGCATCATGTGGTGTGTTTAATGCGGGATCGAGCAGCAGTGGTTCTATGGTTAACCTCATTTCGCTCAGATCTGTCCTTATATCCCTTTCAAATTCAGATAATACTTGCTCCGGCGACTCCCCCGGTACAATACGGCGATCCACACTAATTTCACAGGCTTCCGGAACGATGTTAATCTGACTGCCGCCGCTGATCGTGCTCACAACAATCGTTGGTTTCCCGCACAATTCACTTTTAACCGTCGCCAGCTCCGGCTCCACGCGCTCCCGTATATATCGGACGACGTCCATCATGGCATAGACTGCATTCTCTCCCTTATGCGGAACCGAGCTATGTGCGGACTTACCGTGCGCCTGCACAGTAAATCGAGCACAACCTTTATGCTCCACGACGATGCCAAGCTCTGTCGGCTCACCAACAACAGCCCCCGATAACGGAATATCAAGCGACATGAAATTTATTAGTCCCCGGAAGACGTATTCCTCGTCAACAGAAGCGCAGAAAATAAGATCTGCGTTCAGAAGCTCCGGATGCTGCGCACATCTCTCCATCATGTGAATCATCCCGGCCAATGCACCCTTCGTGTCGCAAGCTCCCCTACCATACAACCGACCTTCACGATAAATAGGTTTAAGTGCATTCTCCATGCTCCCTATTGAAACGGTATCCATGTGAGCCTCGAATAGCAAAGCTGATTCCGGTTTACCTACCCGCAATTCAGCGATAATATTGTCACGTCCATCAACAACAGGCTGCCGGGTAACCTGCAAACCCGCCTTACGCATACGCTCCTCGATATAATCAGCAACGTCTCGCTCTCCTCGCGCATCCTTCTCATAATGCGGGTTTACGCTTTGGATGCGCAGCAGATCTTCAAGAATCGTTACAGATGGATGTGATGCACTTTCGGTATCAACCGCTGATGATAAATCCACCCTTCTCACTCCTAGAGCCAATTAATATTATCGAATGACCAATCCTTAGTCTCAGGTAGCTCCCTGAATTCGTTGAACGAACGAAAAATATGTTGGCGCATCACCTTCTCCGCGTAATCCGGATTGCGGCTTACAAGCGCTTCGATAAGCTCCGCATGCTGCTCGACTTCCTTCTTCTTCGTGGATACCCGTCCAACAATTCGAGCGGCAAGCGCAATATGGAAGGTAATGGAGTCGTAGCTGGCACTTAACCGGGATTGATTGGACAACCGAACGATGCTTTGATGAATATAACTAGACTCCTGTAGCAAGGAATCGACTGCGTCGTCTTCCAGCTTCTTCTTCATCTCCTCGAAGTGCTGCACCAACGCCTCTATTTGTCTATCGGTTGCAAGCTGAACGGCGAGCCGGATCGCTAGCCCTTCCAGCATGG
This portion of the Cohnella abietis genome encodes:
- a CDS encoding MBL fold metallo-hydrolase translates to MIMLDEGIFMVGSGKFGAQISDSMDCNVYLLDGGNGEYALIDAGGGMNPERIVANIERIGIAPSQIKYLVLTHGHGDHAAGAAYFQRQYGIAVITSKEIQPWIEQGDRDKVSITAAVKANVYPKDYQFPPCTVAQAVIENDEIVIGDIVLKVIDTPGHARGHIALLFERNGRKLLFSGDTVFAGGKVVIQNIWDCNISEYADTVAKLHQLHIDCLFPGHGMFLLSDAWKHVEYAQACFERLEVPPNL
- a CDS encoding RidA family protein; its protein translation is MRKVMIYTDKAPKPSGAYSQAVKLGEMVYLAGTCPFDTVTGEVLFPGDMEQQTRIVLEYMGEILQAAGTSLEHVVKVTSFIDDLNEFEAYNRTYRKFFQEEPPARSTIEIGKFPTGMRVEIECIAYIPS
- a CDS encoding M20 family metallopeptidase, whose translation is MDLSSAVDTESASHPSVTILEDLLRIQSVNPHYEKDARGERDVADYIEERMRKAGLQVTRQPVVDGRDNIIAELRVGKPESALLFEAHMDTVSIGSMENALKPIYREGRLYGRGACDTKGALAGMIHMMERCAQHPELLNADLIFCASVDEEYVFRGLINFMSLDIPLSGAVVGEPTELGIVVEHKGCARFTVQAHGKSAHSSVPHKGENAVYAMMDVVRYIRERVEPELATVKSELCGKPTIVVSTISGGSQINIVPEACEISVDRRIVPGESPEQVLSEFERDIRTDLSEMRLTIEPLLLDPALNTPHDAAVVRSAQQVAEMLGMNSSLRGVTYGSNASKLQAWKGIPSIVYGPGSIEQAHSAEEWVPVDEVVQAAEFYYQLACSYKGNKEERG
- a CDS encoding GntR family transcriptional regulator; translation: MKVPITRQTFLDKQSLSTDLAEYIKQQILDGRLYPGDRIVETKVAKELGVSQTPVREAIRLLSGEGIITIVPNKGPMVRTFDMKDIYEVYSLRSMLEGLAIRLAVQLATDRQIEALVQHFEEMKKKLEDDAVDSLLQESSYIHQSIVRLSNQSRLSASYDSITFHIALAARIVGRVSTKKKEVEQHAELIEALVSRNPDYAEKVMRQHIFRSFNEFRELPETKDWSFDNINWL